One Denticeps clupeoides chromosome 10, fDenClu1.1, whole genome shotgun sequence genomic window carries:
- the kcng1 gene encoding voltage-gated potassium channel regulatory subunit KCNG1: MTLLAGDGSDYDYSALSCASDSSLNPPPIQEREASKGLYYKRARPAADARRDGPATLAPAGPRRPHAIINVGGLRYQLPWTTLEDFPLSRLGRLRLCSSSDEILRVCDDYDGARNEFFFDRSPCAFRCILTFLRAGKLRSLRDMCALSFREEMSYWGVAEENLEWCCRRRLLQRVEECDELERAAEEDEDEDEDGSDGGRRRPRLAGAESRLGHCMGKLRDMVEKPHSGLPGKIFACLSVLFVTITAINLSISTMPAMRAEEENGQCSQMCQNIFIVETVCVAWFSLEFTLRFIQDRSKLAFLRRPLNLIDVVAILPYYITLVVDSTSPGEKRLGSGSSYLDKVGLVLRVLRALRILYVMRLARHSLGLQTLGLTARRCTREFGLLLLFLCVAIALFSPLLYLIESEAAAKHEFSSIPATYWWAVITMTTVGYGDMVPRSVPGQVVALSSILSGILLMAFPVTSIFHTFSRSYVELKQEQQRLMQRQAHFLLRSRMANLGSQLSLQSHVLYPSSDSASSSSAAPPAHAKTPGTERTTSSGDQSSHDVPKTFSL; this comes from the exons ATGACCCTCCTGGCGGGCGACGGCTCCGACTACGACTACAGCGCCCTGAGCTGCGCCTCCGACTCCTCCCTCAACCCcccgcccatccaggagcgcgAGGCCAGCAAGGGCCTCTACTACAAGCGGGCGCGGCCCGCCGCCGACGCCCGGCGGGACGGCCCCGCCACGCTGGCCCCGGCCGGCCCGCGCCGCCCCCACGCCATCATCAACGTGGGCGGCCTGCGCTACCAGCTGCCCTGGACCACGCTGGAGGACTTCCCGCTGTCCCGGCTGGGCCGGCTGCGCCTCTGCAGCAGCTCCGACGAGATCCTGCGCGTCTGCGACGACTACGACGGCGCCCGCAACGAGTTCTTCTTCGACCGCAGCCCCTGCGCCTTCCGCTGCATCCTGACCTTCCTGCGGGCGGGGAAGCTGCGCTCGCTGCGGGACATGTGCGCGCTGTCCTTCCGGGAGGAGATGTCGTACTGGGGCGTGGCCGAGGAGAACCTGGAgtggtgctgccgccgccggcTGCTGCAGAGGGTGGAGGAGTGTGACGAGCTGGAGCGTGCGgccgaggaggacgaggacgaggacgaggacggcAGCGATGGAGGGAGGCGGCGGCCAAGGCTGGCGGGGGCGGAGTCTCGACTGGGCCACTGTATGGGGAAACTCAGGGACATGGTGGAGAAGCCGCATTCTGGCCTGCCGGGGAAGATCTTTGCCTGTCTGTCAGTTCTGTTCGTCACCATCACCGCCATCAACCTGTCAATCAGCACCATGCCGGCAATGCGGGCCGAAGAGGAAAAC GGTCAGTGTTCCCAGATGTGCCAGAACATCTTCATCGTGGAGACGGTGTGCGTGGCCTGGTTCTCGCTGGAGTTCACGCTGCGCTTCATCCAGGACCGGAGCAAGCTGGCCTTCCTGCGCCGGCCCCTCAACCTGATCGACGTGGTGGCCATCCTGCCCTACTACATCACCCTGGTGGTGGACAGCACGTCCCCCGGGGAGAAGCGCCTGGGCTCGGGCAGCAGCTACCTGGACAAGGTGGGGCTGGTGCTGCGCGTCCTGCGCGCCCTGCGCATCCTCTACGTCATGCGGCTGGCGCGCCACTCGCTGGGCCTGCAGACGCTGGGCCTGACGGCGCGCCGCTGCACCCGCGAGTTcggcctgctgctgctcttcctgTGCGTGGCCATCGCGCTCTTCTCGCCGCTGCTCTACCTCATCGAGAGCGAGGCGGCGGCCAAGCACGAGTTCAGCAGCATCCCCGCCACCTACTGGTGGGCGGTCATCACCATGACCACGGTGGGCTACGGCGACATGGTGCCGCGCAGCGTGCCCGGCCAGGTGGTGGCGCTCAGCAGCATCCTGAGCGGCATCCTGCTCATGGCCTTCCCCGTCACCTCCATCTTCCACACCTTCTCGCGCTCCTACGTGGAGCtgaagcaggagcagcagcggcTCATGCAGCGGCAGGCGCACTTCCTGCTGCGCAGCCGCATGGCCAACCTGGGCAGCCAGCTGTCGCTGCAGAGCCACGTGTTGTACCCCAGCAGcgactccgcctcctcctcgtccGCGGCTCCGCCCGCCCACGCCAAGACCCCGGGGACCGAGAGGACGACTTCATCAGGGGATCAGAGTTCCCACGACGTTCCAAAAACGTTCTCACTCTGA